One window of the candidate division KSB1 bacterium genome contains the following:
- a CDS encoding amidohydrolase family protein, producing MNTSLRYFDSFAALGRRAGKDPEAPWTTTHLLEEMQRCGVHAALVYAHQAREVHPEVGNALVLAECRKYPRLHPCWVALPHHAGDFPHPHDLLPEMQRQGVRALKIFPRLYRHAVDQATLGELLAAMQETQTLLIVDRGEYGAAVQIEWPEIAWLCENYPRLPLLLHSVRWEATRQLLPLADRFPNLHFEFSNYQGNRMLEFWCRRIGHERLLFGTEALEKSIGAARAYVDYSELGDEQRRAIAGGNLQRLLRLPVPPPDYPAHQPQDGIIAGAMQGRPITDSVVIDAHAHLCRRGTRGAAMVVMNEGDGRGVVERNRRLGVKQTCLSAWTAIWTDYELGNEDTRQAMLEFPEEITGYAVLDPNYVTDWDRELRYYYEACGFRGMKPYFPRMAVPYNDPRFTPWWEYGNAHRLFALLHPSDNFKQEMPELARRYPRVNFILAHSGWTWTVARQHVALAKEFPNCFLEITFTSVTSGVIEYLVRELGSERVLYGSDAPMRDPFPQFGWVAYANISEEDKRNILGRNMQQILAQVKLP from the coding sequence ATGAACACCAGCCTGCGCTATTTCGACAGCTTTGCCGCCCTCGGCCGGCGCGCGGGAAAAGATCCCGAGGCGCCATGGACCACCACACACTTGCTCGAAGAAATGCAACGCTGCGGTGTGCACGCCGCGCTGGTGTATGCACATCAGGCCCGCGAAGTCCATCCCGAAGTGGGCAATGCTCTCGTGCTGGCGGAATGCCGCAAGTATCCCCGCCTCCATCCCTGCTGGGTGGCGCTGCCGCATCACGCGGGCGATTTTCCCCATCCGCATGATTTGCTGCCGGAGATGCAGCGCCAGGGTGTGCGCGCGCTGAAGATTTTCCCACGCCTTTACCGCCACGCCGTCGATCAGGCCACGCTGGGGGAACTGCTGGCGGCAATGCAGGAAACGCAGACGCTGCTGATCGTCGACCGCGGGGAATACGGTGCGGCCGTGCAAATCGAATGGCCGGAAATTGCCTGGCTGTGCGAGAATTATCCCCGCCTGCCTCTGCTGCTGCACAGCGTGCGTTGGGAAGCCACGCGCCAGCTGCTGCCCCTGGCCGATCGTTTCCCCAATTTGCATTTTGAATTCTCCAACTACCAGGGCAACCGCATGCTGGAATTCTGGTGCCGGCGCATTGGCCATGAAAGATTGTTGTTCGGCACGGAAGCCCTGGAGAAGAGCATCGGGGCGGCGCGCGCCTATGTGGATTATTCCGAACTGGGCGACGAACAACGCCGCGCCATTGCCGGTGGCAACCTGCAGCGCCTGTTGCGCCTGCCCGTTCCGCCGCCGGATTATCCGGCACACCAGCCGCAGGACGGCATCATCGCCGGCGCCATGCAGGGCCGGCCCATTACCGATTCTGTGGTGATCGATGCCCATGCACACCTGTGCCGGCGCGGCACACGCGGCGCCGCCATGGTGGTCATGAATGAGGGCGATGGCCGAGGCGTGGTCGAGCGCAATCGCCGGCTGGGTGTCAAGCAGACATGCCTCAGTGCCTGGACGGCCATCTGGACGGATTATGAGTTGGGCAACGAGGACACGCGCCAGGCGATGCTGGAATTTCCCGAAGAAATCACCGGCTATGCCGTGCTCGATCCCAACTACGTCACGGATTGGGACAGGGAGCTGCGTTATTATTATGAAGCCTGCGGCTTTCGCGGCATGAAGCCCTATTTCCCGCGCATGGCTGTGCCCTACAATGATCCGCGGTTCACGCCCTGGTGGGAATACGGCAATGCCCATCGTCTCTTTGCCCTCCTGCATCCCTCCGACAACTTCAAACAAGAGATGCCCGAGCTGGCCCGGCGCTATCCCCGGGTGAATTTCATCCTGGCGCATTCCGGCTGGACCTGGACGGTGGCGCGGCAGCACGTGGCGCTGGCCAAAGAATTTCCCAATTGTTTTCTGGAAATCACTTTCACCTCGGTCACCAGCGGCGTGATCGAATACCTGGTGCGCGAGCTGGGCTCCGAACGCGTGCTCTACGGCTCGGATGCGCCCATGCGCGATCCCTTTCCGCAGTTCGGCTGGGTGGCATATGCCAATATTTCAGAGGAAGACAAGCGCAACATTCTTGGCAGAAACATGCAGCAGATTCTGGCACAGGTGAAGCTGCCGTGA
- a CDS encoding sugar phosphate isomerase/epimerase → MRIGFVTDEISAEVVEALTIGLAWGVRDFELRVIGDRRVPAITPATVGQILALQQKHGLRLTALSPGVFKGTVHDTALWQHELRETLPATFDLARVLGTPLVIVFGFQRSPRDVPGDVNKVVEIFRQAAQAAHAHGLILAVENEPGFWCDTGGNTSRLLAQVNSPALRANWDPGNAVGTAELPYPEGYDALKPWIANVHVKDTIKGALVECVPVGEGRVNWRGQLQALARDKVVPHVTIETHCLPLLENSRKNLEVVRRMLAEIPRG, encoded by the coding sequence ATGCGCATCGGTTTTGTGACAGATGAAATTTCCGCAGAGGTGGTGGAAGCCCTCACCATCGGCTTGGCGTGGGGCGTGCGTGATTTTGAATTGCGGGTGATCGGCGACCGGCGCGTGCCGGCGATTACGCCCGCCACCGTCGGACAAATCCTCGCGCTGCAGCAAAAACACGGGCTGCGCCTGACCGCGCTTTCGCCCGGCGTGTTCAAGGGCACCGTGCACGACACGGCGCTGTGGCAGCATGAATTGCGGGAAACCCTGCCCGCGACCTTTGATCTGGCCCGCGTGCTTGGCACACCGCTCGTGATCGTGTTCGGTTTTCAACGTTCCCCCCGCGATGTTCCCGGCGATGTAAACAAGGTCGTGGAAATTTTCCGGCAGGCGGCGCAGGCAGCGCACGCACACGGTCTGATTTTGGCAGTCGAGAACGAACCCGGCTTTTGGTGTGACACCGGCGGGAACACCAGCCGCCTGCTCGCGCAGGTCAATTCGCCGGCGCTGCGTGCCAACTGGGATCCCGGCAATGCCGTGGGCACGGCGGAACTTCCCTACCCCGAGGGCTATGATGCGCTGAAACCATGGATCGCCAATGTGCATGTGAAAGACACCATCAAGGGGGCGCTGGTGGAGTGTGTGCCGGTGGGTGAGGGCAGGGTGAATTGGCGCGGACAGTTGCAGGCGCTGGCTCGCGACAAAGTCGTCCCGCATGTCACCATCGAAACACACTGCCTGCCCTTGCTCGAAAACTCGCGGAAGAATTTGGAAGTGGTGCGCAGGATGCTGGCGGAGATCCCGAGGGGATAA
- a CDS encoding cobalamin-independent methionine synthase II family protein → MAKPSLLTTTVGSYPVPLWLRTFGTKEHLRDAVLVVLKIQELAGIDLLVDGELYRWDINHPETNGMIDYFIRPMTGVQTSFSRKTLETFRRQSALAYRAEPAGIVVETLGAGTLNLLKDFEFIRPLTTKPLKFTLTSPYMLARVLLNQHYASFAELVLALADILAEQVVGINAEVIQIDEANLTGNPDDADLAAEAINRIFKNVQTQKAVHLCFGNYGGQRVQQGTYDRLVRFINRLQCDHMVLEMARRPESDKHMLVQLKPEMGIGLGVIDIKDNQVESPEEIARRIEEVARLVGAERIHYVHPDCGLWMLPRSVADAKLRNLVRGRDLFLGR, encoded by the coding sequence ATGGCCAAACCCTCGTTGCTGACGACCACGGTCGGCAGCTATCCCGTACCTCTATGGCTGCGAACTTTCGGCACCAAGGAGCACCTGCGGGACGCCGTGCTGGTCGTGCTCAAAATCCAGGAGCTGGCCGGCATCGATTTACTCGTCGACGGTGAGCTCTACCGCTGGGACATCAATCATCCCGAAACCAATGGCATGATCGATTATTTCATCCGGCCGATGACGGGTGTGCAAACCTCCTTTTCCCGCAAGACCCTCGAGACGTTTCGCCGGCAAAGCGCCCTGGCTTATCGCGCCGAGCCGGCGGGCATCGTGGTCGAGACGCTCGGCGCCGGCACCCTGAATTTGTTGAAGGATTTCGAGTTCATCCGCCCCCTCACCACCAAACCCTTGAAGTTCACCCTCACCAGCCCCTACATGCTGGCGCGCGTGCTGCTCAATCAACACTATGCCAGCTTTGCGGAGCTGGTGCTGGCGCTCGCCGATATTCTCGCGGAGCAGGTGGTCGGCATCAATGCGGAAGTCATCCAGATTGACGAGGCCAACCTGACCGGCAACCCCGATGATGCCGACCTGGCAGCCGAGGCCATCAACCGCATCTTCAAAAACGTGCAGACGCAAAAGGCCGTGCATCTCTGTTTCGGCAATTATGGCGGTCAACGCGTGCAGCAAGGCACCTATGACCGCCTGGTGCGTTTTATCAACCGCCTGCAGTGCGACCACATGGTGCTGGAAATGGCGCGCCGACCCGAATCCGACAAGCACATGCTGGTGCAGCTCAAACCGGAGATGGGCATCGGCCTGGGCGTCATCGACATCAAAGACAATCAGGTGGAATCCCCCGAAGAAATCGCCCGCCGCATTGAAGAAGTGGCCAGGCTGGTCGGCGCAGAACGCATCCACTACGTTCACCCCGATTGCGGCTTGTGGATGCTGCCGCGTTCGGTCGCTGATGCCAAACTGCGCAATCTTGTCAGGGGCCGCGATCTCTTCCTGGGCCGCTGA
- a CDS encoding phytanoyl-CoA dioxygenase family protein, translated as MPSASHPASSGRAHFENEGYAIFREVLDAELIAEARQHVEWLLQKNPGTRPEQLHHTLMTEDAFWVRLISDDRLLEVAEQFIGPNLALFASHYICKRPHDGQAVLWHQDGSYWPLEPMEVVTLWLALDDTDPENGCMRVIPRTQHLRLLTEAELIEQKDGKNVLGSGIDPAQIDESRAVDVRLRAGDVSVHHPNVIHGSNANTSARWRRGLTIRYIPATTRILGETPFPSAFMLRGQPVAGGNTYQPWPRYVEGRHMPFRDWQAWNEKCERKNAEYREFLVKH; from the coding sequence ATGCCCTCAGCCTCCCACCCTGCCAGCAGCGGCAGGGCACATTTTGAAAACGAAGGCTATGCCATCTTCCGCGAGGTGCTCGATGCGGAGCTGATTGCCGAGGCCCGGCAGCATGTCGAGTGGCTGCTGCAGAAAAACCCCGGCACACGGCCGGAGCAATTGCATCACACGCTGATGACCGAGGATGCTTTCTGGGTGCGGCTCATCAGCGACGACCGTCTGCTGGAAGTGGCCGAGCAATTCATCGGCCCGAACCTCGCGCTGTTCGCCTCCCACTACATCTGCAAAAGGCCGCATGACGGGCAGGCGGTATTGTGGCATCAAGACGGCAGCTACTGGCCGCTCGAGCCGATGGAAGTGGTGACGCTTTGGCTGGCGCTCGATGATACCGACCCCGAGAACGGCTGCATGCGCGTCATACCACGCACGCAGCATCTGCGCCTGCTCACGGAAGCGGAGCTGATCGAGCAAAAGGACGGCAAAAACGTGCTGGGTTCGGGGATCGATCCGGCGCAGATCGACGAAAGCCGGGCGGTGGACGTGCGGCTGCGTGCCGGAGATGTGTCGGTGCATCATCCCAACGTCATTCACGGCTCCAATGCCAACACCTCCGCGCGCTGGCGCCGTGGCCTGACCATTCGCTACATCCCCGCGACCACGCGCATCCTCGGCGAAACGCCTTTCCCGAGCGCGTTCATGCTGCGCGGTCAACCGGTGGCGGGAGGGAATACCTACCAGCCCTGGCCCCGTTACGTCGAGGGCCGGCACATGCCATTTCGTGACTGGCAGGCATGGAATGAGAAATGTGAACGGAAGAACGCGGAATATCGCGAGTTTTTGGTGAAGCACTGA
- a CDS encoding AraC family transcriptional regulator, producing MTGLPVAAEESVRLTKRPVKIVIPPYGISITESHHERGFVMPPMRNSYTKIYYILDGIADCYIERSVAHLSRENVLVVPRGATHYLRDKESSPLWLYIVAVRNNSLEHLSTFNEQIEQLNILAARHLKALSAHDYAAYDLPRMLRKILYEQRMRASGYVPAIQATLLNLVVALNRIYLNIPVEQHFTSDKPTISRIQQVARYIEKNFFEPVSVENMARMACLSVRQFTNQFKAVYGVTFMQYLHYHRTRYAQRLLAETDQEIISICFASGFNDLAHFYRIFKRYTSLSPRQYRLNAGYFYTRAGRGKN from the coding sequence ATGACGGGTTTGCCTGTTGCAGCCGAGGAGTCAGTACGTCTCACCAAAAGGCCGGTCAAGATTGTCATCCCGCCGTATGGCATCAGCATCACGGAAAGTCATCACGAGCGTGGTTTCGTGATGCCGCCGATGCGCAATTCCTACACCAAAATCTACTACATTCTGGACGGCATCGCCGATTGCTACATCGAGCGCAGTGTGGCTCATCTTTCGCGGGAAAACGTACTGGTGGTGCCGCGCGGGGCCACGCATTATTTGCGCGACAAGGAGTCCTCGCCGCTGTGGCTGTACATCGTAGCGGTGCGCAACAACAGTCTGGAGCATCTTTCGACCTTCAATGAACAAATCGAGCAGCTCAACATCCTTGCCGCCCGTCATCTCAAAGCGCTGAGCGCGCATGATTATGCCGCCTACGACCTGCCGCGCATGCTGCGCAAAATTCTCTATGAACAGCGCATGCGCGCCAGCGGCTATGTTCCGGCGATTCAGGCGACGCTGCTCAATCTCGTGGTTGCGCTCAATCGCATCTATCTCAACATTCCGGTGGAGCAGCATTTCACCAGCGACAAGCCCACCATCAGCCGCATCCAGCAAGTGGCACGCTATATTGAAAAGAATTTCTTCGAGCCGGTGTCGGTCGAGAACATGGCGCGCATGGCCTGTCTGAGCGTGCGGCAATTCACCAATCAGTTCAAGGCGGTCTACGGCGTCACCTTCATGCAATATCTGCATTATCATCGCACGCGCTACGCCCAGCGCCTGCTCGCCGAAACGGATCAGGAGATCATTTCCATTTGTTTCGCCTCCGGCTTCAATGATCTGGCACACTTTTACCGCATTTTCAAACGCTACACTTCCCTTTCCCCCCGGCAGTACCGTCTCAATGCCGGTTATTTTTACACCAGGGCGGGCCGCGGCAAAAATTGA
- a CDS encoding glycosyl hydrolase-related protein yields the protein MEPTYHFISHSHWDREWYKTFETFRLDLVDMINALLDIFAQVPDYEHFTLDGQTIVLEDYAAILPQRAEELRRLVQAGKLAIGPWYVLPDEFLVAGESTVRNLLMGAKVGAAYGAVMPLGYLPDSFGHLAMMPAILRGFDMDTAIIYRGFGGEPGQEKSEYRWRAPDGSTVLMIHLPPNGYGDAYIGTDSEDAFRRKARELKEILDPRASTPHRLCMNGGDHHFPEPYLPRALRVMNALGEGRFIHSSLPACVAAIKRHVDEAQIVLPQIEGELRGGFRYAFAVQSGVYSSRMYLKQANYAAEKLLTRYAEPLAVWADLAGRRHLLPMLAHGWRLLLQNHPHDSICGCSIDAVHREMMTRFAKVQQVGEAIIDKAVRHLHPDAWQGGEHVLVFNPQTRCTSQVVPAVVEFFRQKIVVGLNPTVRVEKPLPLIAGFCLRDETGREVPCQILQHEPAGHGLRYSDYSYPSKRLTERFHILLDAKRVPALGFARYRVALQERMPVYHSSLCARENVLENDFLRVEVLANGAITLLDKRTGDQFPGLHVFEDGGDAGDEYNYSPPRQDAIFTSHQCAATRHLLETGPLRATIAITLALSLPAGLTGSRQSRSRRRVPLPICTRVRLYHNQPWVECETTVENNVKDHRLRVLFASGLQTNVSHSDSQFGLTRREHHVIDPAAYNIEVPPAVHPMQRGVTMVAGGRGLTIATAGLPEYELKVEEPGTLAITLLRCVARLSGGDLLMRPGGEAGWITDTPEAQCPGTHSFRYAIIPHTAAQFEDYGSVNEQLENFHLPFLAVRRGGDPAVHLAPFGIELVPSALVLSACKPAEDGRGVIVRMYNPTAAGVQGRLTVTAGLQAAWLTQLNERDLQELPITAGTRVDFEVAARQILSLRLRLDCQGLAAA from the coding sequence ATGGAACCGACCTATCACTTCATCTCCCACTCCCACTGGGATCGCGAATGGTATAAAACCTTCGAGACCTTTCGCCTGGATCTGGTGGATATGATCAATGCCCTGCTGGACATTTTCGCGCAGGTGCCGGATTATGAGCATTTCACCCTCGATGGCCAGACCATCGTGCTCGAGGACTATGCCGCCATCCTGCCGCAGCGGGCGGAGGAATTGCGACGGTTGGTGCAAGCCGGGAAGCTCGCCATCGGGCCGTGGTACGTTTTGCCCGACGAGTTTCTGGTGGCGGGGGAATCCACCGTGCGCAATTTGCTGATGGGCGCAAAAGTGGGTGCCGCCTATGGCGCGGTGATGCCGCTTGGTTACCTGCCCGACTCATTCGGCCATCTCGCCATGATGCCCGCGATTTTGCGCGGTTTTGACATGGACACCGCGATCATTTACCGCGGATTTGGCGGCGAACCCGGCCAGGAAAAATCGGAATATCGCTGGCGGGCACCGGATGGCAGCACGGTGCTGATGATTCATCTGCCGCCCAACGGCTATGGGGATGCCTATATCGGCACCGACAGTGAGGACGCCTTTCGCCGCAAGGCGCGCGAGTTGAAAGAAATTCTCGATCCGCGCGCCTCCACGCCGCATCGCCTGTGCATGAATGGCGGCGATCACCATTTTCCCGAGCCCTATCTGCCCCGGGCATTGCGCGTGATGAATGCCCTCGGCGAGGGCAGGTTCATCCACAGCAGCCTGCCCGCCTGCGTTGCGGCCATCAAACGGCATGTGGACGAGGCGCAAATCGTGTTGCCGCAAATCGAGGGGGAATTGCGCGGCGGATTCCGCTATGCCTTTGCCGTGCAATCGGGCGTGTACTCTTCGCGCATGTATCTCAAGCAGGCAAATTACGCGGCCGAGAAGCTGCTCACGCGCTACGCCGAGCCGCTTGCCGTGTGGGCGGATCTCGCCGGCCGGCGACACCTCCTCCCCATGCTGGCGCACGGCTGGAGGCTTCTGCTGCAGAATCATCCGCATGATTCGATCTGCGGCTGCAGCATCGATGCCGTGCATCGCGAGATGATGACGCGCTTTGCGAAAGTGCAGCAGGTGGGCGAGGCGATCATCGACAAAGCGGTGCGCCATCTCCACCCCGATGCCTGGCAGGGCGGGGAGCATGTGCTGGTTTTCAATCCGCAGACGCGCTGCACCAGCCAGGTGGTGCCGGCGGTGGTGGAATTCTTCCGCCAAAAGATTGTCGTGGGCTTGAATCCGACTGTTCGGGTGGAAAAGCCGCTGCCGCTGATTGCGGGTTTCTGTTTGCGTGACGAAACGGGCAGGGAAGTGCCCTGTCAAATTTTGCAGCACGAACCCGCGGGGCACGGCCTGCGCTACAGCGACTATTCCTATCCTTCCAAACGGCTCACCGAGCGCTTTCATATCCTGCTCGATGCGAAGCGGGTTCCCGCCCTGGGCTTTGCCCGCTACCGCGTGGCATTGCAGGAGCGCATGCCGGTTTATCACAGCAGCCTGTGCGCGCGGGAAAATGTTCTGGAGAATGATTTTCTGCGGGTGGAGGTGCTGGCCAACGGCGCCATCACCCTGCTGGACAAGCGTACCGGAGACCAATTCCCCGGTCTGCATGTGTTCGAAGACGGCGGAGATGCCGGGGATGAGTACAATTATTCCCCGCCACGCCAAGATGCGATTTTCACCTCGCACCAGTGTGCCGCAACCCGGCACTTGTTGGAGACCGGCCCGCTGCGCGCCACGATCGCCATCACGCTCGCGCTTTCCCTGCCCGCGGGTCTCACCGGATCGCGCCAGAGCCGGTCCCGCCGCCGCGTCCCTCTGCCGATTTGCACGCGCGTGCGCCTGTATCACAACCAGCCGTGGGTGGAATGCGAAACCACGGTGGAGAACAACGTGAAGGATCATCGTCTGCGCGTGTTGTTTGCTTCGGGACTGCAGACCAACGTCAGCCATTCCGACAGTCAATTTGGCCTCACGCGACGCGAACACCATGTCATCGATCCCGCTGCCTACAACATCGAGGTGCCGCCTGCTGTCCATCCCATGCAGCGCGGGGTGACCATGGTGGCGGGCGGGCGCGGCCTGACGATAGCCACGGCCGGCCTGCCGGAATATGAATTGAAGGTGGAGGAACCGGGCACGCTCGCGATTACGCTCTTGCGCTGTGTGGCGCGGCTTTCCGGCGGTGACCTGCTCATGCGGCCGGGCGGCGAAGCCGGCTGGATCACCGACACGCCGGAAGCGCAATGCCCGGGCACGCACTCTTTTCGTTATGCGATTATCCCGCACACCGCGGCGCAATTCGAAGACTACGGCAGTGTCAACGAGCAATTGGAAAATTTTCATCTGCCCTTTTTGGCCGTGCGGCGCGGCGGCGATCCGGCCGTCCATCTCGCACCATTTGGCATCGAGCTGGTGCCGTCCGCGCTCGTGTTATCCGCATGCAAGCCCGCGGAAGACGGGCGGGGAGTCATTGTGCGCATGTACAATCCCACGGCCGCCGGCGTGCAGGGCAGGCTAACTGTGACGGCGGGGTTGCAAGCCGCCTGGCTGACACAACTCAACGAACGGGATCTGCAGGAATTGCCAATTACCGCAGGCACACGGGTGGACTTTGAAGTTGCAGCGCGGCAAATTCTTTCGTTGCGGTTGCGGCTGGATTGCCAGGGGCTTGCGGCTGCATGA
- a CDS encoding aminotransferase class III-fold pyridoxal phosphate-dependent enzyme yields the protein MTPKHAEHYARALARMPWATQTNAKRWRPEYGDFMPPFIKRAQGCRLWDLDDREYLDFRCALGPIILGYCYPEVETAVRAQMENGVLFSMASPLEWEAAEAVCQNVPWVEQIRFMKTGADACTACVRLARAHTGREHILTCGYHGYHDWSALRWPNPGVPRVLNEYVHEIKYGDCAAALKVFDQHGHELAGVITVPYDWNEDTGGEFLALLRQKCDQYGAWLIFDEVLTGFRLARGGAQEYYGITPDLAAFAKALANGYPLSAFAGKREYMQTLEQTIITTTYAGETLSLAACTATMAVMRTRPVHEHLNQMGRRLRDGFQEIIQETGLPAHAAGVAPAPFLQFAGVSEQEKLQWQNRLFAQLFKRGIFPSERWFITFSHQPADIEQALEKVRDAARAIC from the coding sequence ATGACGCCCAAACATGCCGAACACTACGCCCGCGCGCTGGCGCGCATGCCCTGGGCCACGCAAACCAACGCCAAGCGCTGGCGGCCGGAATACGGCGACTTCATGCCGCCGTTCATCAAACGCGCGCAGGGCTGCCGCCTGTGGGACCTGGACGACCGCGAATACCTCGATTTTCGTTGCGCCCTGGGCCCGATTATTTTGGGATATTGTTATCCGGAAGTCGAAACCGCGGTGCGGGCGCAGATGGAAAACGGCGTGCTGTTCAGCATGGCCAGCCCGCTGGAATGGGAGGCGGCGGAGGCCGTTTGTCAAAACGTGCCGTGGGTGGAACAGATCCGCTTCATGAAAACCGGCGCCGATGCCTGCACCGCCTGTGTCCGGCTGGCGCGCGCCCATACCGGCCGGGAGCACATCCTCACCTGCGGCTACCATGGTTATCATGACTGGTCTGCCCTGCGCTGGCCCAATCCCGGCGTGCCGCGCGTGCTAAACGAGTATGTGCATGAGATCAAATACGGCGATTGTGCGGCCGCCCTGAAGGTTTTCGACCAACATGGTCACGAGCTGGCAGGCGTGATCACGGTGCCGTATGACTGGAACGAGGACACGGGCGGGGAATTTCTTGCGCTGCTGCGCCAAAAGTGTGATCAATACGGCGCCTGGCTGATCTTCGACGAAGTGCTCACCGGCTTTCGTTTGGCGCGCGGCGGAGCACAGGAATATTACGGCATCACGCCGGATCTCGCCGCCTTTGCCAAAGCCCTGGCCAATGGCTATCCGCTCTCGGCCTTTGCGGGCAAACGTGAATATATGCAGACGCTGGAGCAGACGATCATCACGACCACCTATGCCGGCGAGACGCTGTCGCTGGCAGCCTGCACGGCCACGATGGCGGTCATGCGCACCCGGCCGGTGCATGAACACCTCAATCAAATGGGCCGGCGCCTGCGCGACGGTTTTCAGGAGATCATCCAAGAAACCGGTCTGCCCGCCCATGCCGCCGGTGTCGCGCCCGCCCCGTTCCTGCAGTTTGCAGGCGTCAGCGAGCAGGAAAAGCTGCAGTGGCAGAACCGGTTGTTTGCGCAATTGTTCAAGCGTGGCATTTTCCCGAGCGAGCGCTGGTTCATCACTTTCTCGCATCAGCCCGCGGATATTGAACAGGCTTTGGAAAAAGTGCGGGATGCAGCGCGCGCCATTTGCTGA